The Pseudomonas sp. PDM14 genomic interval GAGCAGCTGGCCGCCGTACACGCGGCCGTTGGCGTTGGTGTCGCAGACCTCACTGCGGTAGCTGTTCTGCCCGTTGTGTTCGAGGCAGAGCAGTTCGGTGAGGTCGCGCTGGTCCCAGGCGCGCGCATTGGCGGCGGTGGTGGCCATCTCAGCGCCTCACTGCACCGGGCTCAGCGCGGCGCTGGCGCTGCGGCTGAGTTCGCGCGGTTGCGCGGCGACGGCGGAAAAATCCAGCGGCACCGAAGTGGCGGCCTGCAGCGCGGCGGTGTCGATGTCGCCGACCAGTTCGATGACCTTCACCCCCTCGGCGGTGATCTCCAGGGTGGCCAGGTCGGTGTACACCCGGCTGACGCAACCGAGGCCGGTCAGCGGGTAGCTGCACTGCGGCAGCACCTTGCTGCGGCCCTGCTTGTCGAGGTGCTCCATCATCACGTAGATGCGCTTGGCGCCGATGGCCAGGTCCATTGCCCCGCCGACTGCCGGGATCGCGTCCGGTGCGCCGGTGTGCCAGTTGGCCAGGTCGCCCTTGGCGGAGACCTGGAAGGCGCCGAGCACGCAGATGTCGAGGTGGCCGCCGCGCATCATGCCGAAGGAGTCGGCGTGGTGGAAAAACGCCGCGCCGGGCTCCAGTTTGATTGGCTCCTTGCCGGCGTTGATCATGTCCCAGTCTTCCTCGCCCACCGGTGCGCCGGTCCAGCGGCCGAGCACGCCGTTCTCGCTGTGCAGGAAGATGTCCTTGTCCGCCGGCAGGTGGTTGGCCACCATCGTCGGCAGGCCGATGCCCAGGTTGACGTAGGCGCCCTCGGGAATGTCGCGGG includes:
- a CDS encoding 3-oxoacid CoA-transferase subunit B: MDKDTRNAMAARVARDIPEGAYVNLGIGLPTMVANHLPADKDIFLHSENGVLGRWTGAPVGEEDWDMINAGKEPIKLEPGAAFFHHADSFGMMRGGHLDICVLGAFQVSAKGDLANWHTGAPDAIPAVGGAMDLAIGAKRIYVMMEHLDKQGRSKVLPQCSYPLTGLGCVSRVYTDLATLEITAEGVKVIELVGDIDTAALQAATSVPLDFSAVAAQPRELSRSASAALSPVQ